A single window of Solanum dulcamara chromosome 5, daSolDulc1.2, whole genome shotgun sequence DNA harbors:
- the LOC129888368 gene encoding stellacyanin, whose amino-acid sequence MATLRFPRKYQPLIILFQFFVLIQTQIVLCYQYKVGDLNAWNIPSSANQDVYLKWSKNHLFKLGDSLLFLYPPSEDSVIQVTKQNYNSCNLKNPILYMNNGNSLFNITRPGEIYFTSGAEGHCEKLQKLHISIGGGNGSTYDEADSPAFAPSPSYTNVFGSIPVQSSNSTSSSSSGKLQMSVFPAVGLLFLSLFIGTIIL is encoded by the exons ATGGCTACTCTAAGATTTCCAAGAAAATACCAACCTTTGATCATCCTTTTTCAGTTCTTTGTGTTAATACAAACCCAAATAGTGTTGTGTTATCAGTACAAAGTTGGAGATTTAAATGCTTGGAATATACCCTCTTCTGCAAATCAAGATGTCTATCTCAAATGGTCCAAGAATCACCTCTTTAAGCTTGGAGATTCACTCT TATTTTTGTACCCACCAAGTGAAGATTCAGTAATACAAGTGACAAAACAGAATTACAATAGTTGCAACCTTAAAAATCCAATCTTGTACATGAACAATGGGAATTCACTGTTCAACATTACAAGACCTGGGGAGATTTATTTCACAAGTGGAGCAGAAGGGCATTGTGAGAAGTTGCAGAAACTTCACATATCAATAGGAGGAGGAAATGGATCAACTTATGATGAAGCAGATTCACCTGCTTTTGCTCCATCACCTTCTTACACTAATGTTTTTGGTTCAATTCCTGTCCAATCTTCTAATTCAACCTCTTCTTCATCTTCGGGGAAACTGCAAATGTCTGTTTTTCCTGCTGTTGGATTGCTCTTTCTTTCTCTGTTTATAGGAACCATTATTCTTTAG
- the LOC129889315 gene encoding uncharacterized protein LOC129889315: MEAFYFLVFGALSAVVAALELSKTSKDRITTSPAFNSFKNNYILVYSLMMAGDWLQGPYVYYLYTTYGYGKGDIGHLFIAGFGSSMLFGTIVGSLADKQGRKRACVTYCITYILSCITKHSPQYKILMVGRILGGIATSLLFSSFESWVVAEHNKRGFDQQWLSLTFSKAIFLGNGLVAILAGLFGNVLVDTLDLGPVSPFDAASCFLAIGMAIILSSWTENYGDTSENKDLSTQFKGAAVAIASDEKIALLGAIQSLFEGSMYTFVFLWTPALSPNSEEIPHGFIFATFMLSSMLGSSLASRLLARSSLKVESYMQIVFAVSAVCLFIPVLTSFLVAPSNEKGGGITFSGCIQLLGFCAFEACVGIFWPSIMKMRSQYIPEEARSTIMNFFRIPLNIFVCVVLYNVDSFPITVMFGMCSIFLFLASILQKRLSAVVEKSKPQDWTTHKEREMETAPLNA; encoded by the exons atggaagcTTTTTACTTTCTGGTGTTTGGGGCATTGTCAGCAGTAGTTGCTGCATTGGAGCTTAGCAAAACGAGCAAAGATCGTATAACTACCTCACCtgctttcaattctttcaagaACAATTACATCCTTGTATATTCTCTCATGATGG CTGGTGATTGGTTGCAGGGTCCTTATGTCTACTACCTTTACACAACATATGGATATGGGAAGGGTGATATTGGCCATCTTTTTATTGCTGGCTTTGGATCTTCCATGCTGTTCGGGACAATTGTAGGATCCTTGGCAGACAAACA GGGTCGAAAGAGGGCTTGTGTCACATACTGCATCACTTACATTTTGAGCTGTATCACCAAACATTCTCCTCAGTACAAAATCTTGATGGTGGGCCGTATATTAGGGGGAATTGCCACTTCTCTCCTATTCTCATCCTTTGAGTCTTGGGTTGTTGCAGAGCATAATAAG AGGGGCTTTGATCAACAATGGCTATCATTAACATTCTCAAAAGCGATATTTCTTGGCAATGGTCTTGTGGCTATTTTGGCCGGGCTCTTTGGAAATGTTCTTGTGGATACGCTAGATCTGGGTCCTGTTTCTCCTTTTGATGCTGCTTCATGTTTCCTTGCTATTGGTATGGCTATCATACTGTCATCTTGGACTGAGAATTATGGTGATACTTCAGAAAACAAAGACTTAAGTACCCAATTCAAGGGTGCTGCTGTGGCAATTGCTTCTG ATGAGAAAATTGCATTGTTGGGTGCTATACAGTCACTATTTGAGGGTTCAATGTATACTTTTGTGTTTCTCTGGACTCCTGCTCTGAGCCCTAATTCGGAGGAGATTCCTCATGGCTTCATCTTTGCAACTTTCATGTTGTCTTCAATGTTGGGCAGCTCCCTTGCATCTCGATTACTAGCTCGCTCATCTCTCAAAGTCGAAAGCTATATGCAGATTGTTTTTGCAGTATCTGCTGTCTGTCTCTTTATCCCTGTCTTAACAAGT TTCTTGGTGGCACCTTCTAATGAAAAAGGTGGAGGCATTACTTTTTCTGGCTGCATTCAGCTTCTTGGTTTTTGTGCATTTGAGGCTTGTGTCGGAATATTTTGGCCTTCTATAATGAAAATGAGGTCCCAGTACATTCCTGAGGAGGCTAGGAGCACAATCATGAACTTTTTCCGCATTCCACTCAATATCTTCGTATGCGTTGTATTGTACAAT GTTGACTCATTTCCAATTACTGTTATGTTTGGCATGTGCTCGATTTTCCTCTTTCTGGCATCAATCTTGCAGAAACGCCTCTCTGCTGTTGTTGAAAAGTCAA AACCTCAAGATTGGACAACACATAAGGAGAGAGAAATGGAAACTGCACCTCTAAATGCCTGA